In a single window of the Streptomyces sp. NBC_00285 genome:
- a CDS encoding ATP-binding protein yields MPSPFVGRETELALLHKRLARVTADGAGVAVAIRGRRQVGKSRLVQEFCDRAGRPYVFFTATKGASPLEGIADFMTELSESSLPADREIVPRTAPTNWPDALRTLAALLPDSPCVVVLDELPWLAEQDPVFDGALQTAWDRLLSGRPVLLLLLGSDLHMMERFTAYDRPFYGRADSLVLGPLNPAETGDALGLEAADAIDAHLVSGGLPGILRAWPHGTPALDFIKSECADPASPLFGVPEAALMAEFPAPDQSRRVLEAVGSGDRTHANIAATAGSQSGALPSGVLSPLLRRLTEEKRVLASDAPLSTKPGKPALYRVADSNLRLYLAATRSAQELSRRGRSEAAYRVVERRWAAWRGRAVEPMIRQALELAAASGDFPWPDTEVVGGWWNRQFAPEVDLVGADRAPVAGTVHFAGSVKWLTTPFDQADLTTLTQGASEIPGFISDIANVAVVSLTGTTSAVKARDVGLVWGPRDVLAAWRP; encoded by the coding sequence ATGCCCAGCCCCTTCGTAGGCCGTGAAACCGAGCTGGCTCTCCTCCACAAACGCCTCGCCCGCGTCACCGCTGACGGGGCCGGCGTTGCGGTCGCCATCAGAGGGCGCCGTCAGGTCGGGAAGTCCCGGCTCGTGCAGGAGTTCTGCGACCGCGCGGGCCGACCGTACGTCTTCTTCACCGCGACCAAGGGCGCCTCGCCTTTGGAGGGCATCGCCGACTTTATGACGGAACTGAGCGAGTCCTCGCTCCCCGCCGACCGGGAAATCGTGCCCCGGACCGCCCCCACCAACTGGCCGGATGCCCTGCGCACCCTGGCCGCCCTGCTGCCGGACTCTCCCTGCGTCGTCGTGCTCGACGAACTGCCCTGGCTCGCAGAGCAGGATCCCGTGTTCGACGGCGCGCTACAGACCGCGTGGGACCGGCTTCTGTCCGGCCGCCCCGTGCTTCTTCTCCTGCTCGGCAGCGATCTGCACATGATGGAACGGTTCACGGCGTACGACCGCCCCTTCTACGGACGAGCCGACAGCCTCGTCCTCGGCCCGTTGAATCCGGCGGAGACAGGCGACGCGCTGGGCCTGGAAGCGGCCGACGCCATCGACGCACACCTCGTCTCCGGCGGCCTTCCGGGGATTCTGCGCGCCTGGCCGCACGGCACCCCGGCGCTCGACTTCATCAAGTCCGAATGCGCCGACCCGGCCTCGCCCCTGTTCGGTGTGCCGGAGGCCGCCCTGATGGCCGAGTTCCCGGCACCCGACCAGTCCCGGCGGGTCCTGGAGGCGGTGGGCAGCGGCGACCGTACGCACGCCAACATCGCCGCGACCGCGGGAAGCCAGAGCGGCGCGCTGCCATCGGGGGTACTGTCCCCCCTGCTCCGCCGCCTCACCGAGGAGAAGCGGGTCCTCGCCTCGGACGCGCCTCTCTCCACCAAGCCCGGCAAACCCGCCCTCTACCGTGTGGCCGACAGCAACCTGCGCCTCTATCTGGCTGCCACGCGCTCCGCGCAGGAGCTGTCCAGACGCGGTCGTTCCGAAGCCGCGTACCGCGTGGTAGAGCGACGGTGGGCGGCCTGGCGGGGCCGTGCTGTCGAGCCCATGATCCGCCAGGCACTGGAACTCGCCGCCGCGTCCGGGGACTTCCCCTGGCCGGACACCGAAGTCGTCGGCGGCTGGTGGAACCGGCAGTTCGCACCAGAGGTCGACCTCGTCGGCGCCGATCGCGCACCCGTGGCCGGGACCGTACACTTCGCGGGATCCGTGAAGTGGCTGACCACACCCTTCGATCAGGCAGACCTGACCACCCTGACCCAAGGCGCCTCGGAGATCCCCGGTTTCATCTCCGACATCGCCAATGTGGCCGTCGTGTCCCTGACAGGAACGACGTCCGCGGTGAAAGCCAGAGACGTCGGACTGGTGTGGGGACCACGGGAC